GCGGAGTTTATGGATAAGTCCATTCATAACCCGGAGGAAATTTCCACCCTCTCAGCCGTTCCAGTTCTTTCGTCTGTTCCATATCTTGTAACACTTCAAGATCTGCGTATGCGAACGAGAAAACGCATTGCTATGATGAGCAGTGTTGCTGCTGTGCTCATTGTGATGGTTGCCACGGTTCACTTCGCTTATCAGCCCATTGATATTCTTTGGGGTATAGCCGTTCAGCGATTCCAGACCTTTTTTTAAAATCAACCACGCACCGTGTAGAAGGATTTGGTTTAATAATGAGCAAAATCGCCAAAGCGCTTGAGAAAGCCAAAGCAACACAAGGAATGTCTCCACTCCAGGAAGAGGTGCATCACGGGCACACTTCTTCTCGGTTGTCTCGTGGAGAAGAGGCGTCAACAGCTGGATTTTCCACTCCGCATCCGCAGTATTCCATGACTCGAGTTCGGAAGCTGAACAACGCCACATTAGAGCAAAATCGCATCCTGACACCAGACTCAAGTCAAGCCGTTAAAGATGCGTATGATCTTTTGCGAACGCAAATTTTGCATCGAACTAAAGAAAAGGGTTGGAATACCCTGATGGTGACGAGTGCGGTTTCTGGAGAAGGAAAAACAATAACTGCTCTCAACCTTGCGTTAAGCATGGCACGCCAAGCCGATCAAACGGCTTTGTTAGTCGATGCAAATCTTCGATCACCAGCCGTAACGGGCTATCTTGGACTGGAATCGGAAAGTATGGGGCTGTCAGATTATCTGCTTCAGGATGATGTTATTGTCCCTGATTTGCTCATTAACCCGGATGTCGAAAAATTTGTTGTCTTGCCTGCTGGGCGTCCGTTATCCGGTTCAACTGATGTCCTCGGTACACCGCGCATGCGTCATCTTGTTGGTGATCTCAAGAACAGATATCCAGACCGATACGTTATTTACGACTGTCCGCATATCCTCAGCATGCCGGATTCTCTCGTTTTTGCATCGTATGTCGATGCCATTCTTGTCGTGGTTGAAGCCAACTCTACCTCTCGTCACCATATTGAGTCTGCTATGAAGCAGCTTGAAGGACGAAATATTGTTGGTACGGTCATAAACAAAATTGAAATCGCCGCTTAGGAGTCATCAAGCTCATGTACGAAGCCTTTTACGGTTTCAAGGGCAAGCCATTCAGTATAGTGCCCAATCCGGCTTTCCTCTACCCAAGTGAAAAGCACCAGCTCGCCATGAGCTACCTTGAATACGGTTTGGCCGAATCCAGTGGCATTATTATTTTGACAGGCGAAGTTGGGACGGGAAAAACGACGCTTATTCGTTATCTTTCCGGAAAGCTTCCGGGAAATTTTCATATTGCAACAATTTTCAATACCAACCTGACTGACGATGATCTGCTGCGGAGTATCCTCATTGAATTTGAACTTACTCCGAATGGGTCAAGTAAAGCTGGGTATCTTGATCAACTCAATGCCTTCTTGATTGAAACATTCAGTAGAAACGAACGATGCTTGCTTGTTATCGACGAAGCACAAAATTTGACCCATTCGGCTTTGGAAGAAGTGCGAATGTTGTCGAATCTTCAGACGGAACATACGGCGCTTATTCAGATTTGCCTGGTCGGGCAACCCGAGTTGAAACAACGTCTGCAACATCCAAGTTTAAGCCAACTCGTCCAGCGTGTCACGGCGAGTTACCATCTCAAGCCGCTCTCACGTGATGAGGTGCATGCATATATTCAGCACCGTCTCACTGCCGTTGAATCGCCCATCGAAGATCTGTTCACCGATGATGCCATTGATCTTATTTCGGAAACAGCCGGAGGCGTACCAAGGTCGATCAATATTCTGTGTGATGCGGCGCTGGTGTATGGCTACGCTGATGAGTTGGACTCCATTAGTGTCGACATCGTTCGCCAGGTCGTTACCGATAAAAAAGAAGATGGTCTGTTTACACAGCATGCCTCGGATTCGATTGGTAATACTGAAGAACAATGTGCATCGGTCAACGCATCATCGGAGACACTTCGTCATGATCTTGAGTCACGTCTCCATT
This genomic window from Desulfovibrio inopinatus DSM 10711 contains:
- a CDS encoding AAA family ATPase, whose protein sequence is MSKIAKALEKAKATQGMSPLQEEVHHGHTSSRLSRGEEASTAGFSTPHPQYSMTRVRKLNNATLEQNRILTPDSSQAVKDAYDLLRTQILHRTKEKGWNTLMVTSAVSGEGKTITALNLALSMARQADQTALLVDANLRSPAVTGYLGLESESMGLSDYLLQDDVIVPDLLINPDVEKFVVLPAGRPLSGSTDVLGTPRMRHLVGDLKNRYPDRYVIYDCPHILSMPDSLVFASYVDAILVVVEANSTSRHHIESAMKQLEGRNIVGTVINKIEIAA
- a CDS encoding XrtA/PEP-CTERM system-associated ATPase, with amino-acid sequence MYEAFYGFKGKPFSIVPNPAFLYPSEKHQLAMSYLEYGLAESSGIIILTGEVGTGKTTLIRYLSGKLPGNFHIATIFNTNLTDDDLLRSILIEFELTPNGSSKAGYLDQLNAFLIETFSRNERCLLVIDEAQNLTHSALEEVRMLSNLQTEHTALIQICLVGQPELKQRLQHPSLSQLVQRVTASYHLKPLSRDEVHAYIQHRLTAVESPIEDLFTDDAIDLISETAGGVPRSINILCDAALVYGYADELDSISVDIVRQVVTDKKEDGLFTQHASDSIGNTEEQCASVNASSETLRHDLESRLHSLELRVEKLAGLMEWQAAELEKKHDGAKDVVVKKLEMLLREERKKNEALLVRCARFQHEINGRSAQQHLAEASGSISKNQNEKTSQKRRRWFFFF